The following proteins come from a genomic window of Candidatus Paceibacterota bacterium:
- the hydA gene encoding dihydropyrimidinase: MPLLIKGGEIVTASERYVADILCSGETIVRIEPNIPPLPGMEVIDATGKYVFPGFIDPHVHIYLPCLGTFAKDTHETASKAALVGGTTTLIEMLGPDRSQEPMAGFELWLGKAQGHCACDFTFHMTVSRCDERAEGQLREIVKRGISSFKVYLAYKDAFGLSDQELYRALRLARQLGVITTAHCENADLIVELQNQQLEAGKTGPEGHHDSRPPAVEAEGVHHLLTFAELLNAHVYVVHLSCAEALREAAAGKARGVKVWTETVIQHLLLDRTYAERLDFEGAKYVMSPPLRDRKNQESLWNGLRDGIISTVASDHAPFDFATQKRMGEKDFTKIPNGIPALEDRVNTLYTYGVKQGQLDLHQFVDAASTEAAKLFGLYPRKGAIQPGSDADLVIYDPTYRGAISVSTQTMNVDYNPFEGMAIEGRPHIVTLRGQVMVCDGKFVGQTGCGQFLRREPNH, encoded by the coding sequence ATGCCTTTGCTGATCAAAGGCGGTGAAATCGTCACCGCTAGTGAACGCTATGTCGCCGACATACTATGCTCCGGCGAAACGATTGTGCGCATCGAGCCCAACATCCCGCCCCTGCCAGGCATGGAGGTCATTGACGCCACGGGCAAATATGTCTTCCCCGGCTTCATTGACCCGCACGTGCACATTTATCTGCCGTGCCTGGGGACTTTTGCGAAGGATACCCATGAGACGGCCAGCAAAGCGGCGCTGGTCGGCGGCACGACAACACTAATCGAGATGCTGGGGCCGGACCGCAGCCAGGAACCAATGGCCGGCTTCGAGCTGTGGCTGGGGAAGGCGCAGGGGCACTGCGCGTGCGACTTCACCTTCCACATGACGGTCTCTCGCTGCGACGAACGGGCAGAGGGACAGTTGCGGGAGATCGTCAAGCGCGGGATCAGCAGCTTCAAAGTCTATCTGGCATACAAGGACGCATTCGGTCTAAGTGATCAGGAATTGTACCGTGCGCTGCGATTGGCCCGGCAGCTCGGGGTCATCACGACGGCCCATTGCGAGAACGCGGATCTGATCGTGGAGTTACAGAACCAACAACTAGAGGCAGGCAAGACTGGGCCGGAAGGGCACCACGACAGCCGGCCACCCGCCGTTGAAGCCGAGGGGGTCCATCACTTGTTGACTTTCGCGGAGTTGCTCAACGCCCATGTGTATGTCGTGCACCTTAGCTGCGCGGAGGCATTGCGCGAAGCGGCAGCCGGGAAAGCCCGCGGCGTCAAGGTCTGGACTGAAACGGTCATCCAACACCTGCTGCTGGACAGAACTTACGCCGAACGGCTGGACTTTGAAGGAGCTAAATACGTCATGTCGCCGCCCTTGCGCGACCGGAAGAATCAGGAATCGCTGTGGAACGGGCTGCGCGATGGCATAATCAGCACGGTGGCCAGCGACCACGCGCCGTTCGACTTTGCCACGCAGAAGCGAATGGGTGAAAAAGACTTTACCAAAATCCCCAACGGCATCCCCGCGCTCGAAGACCGTGTGAACACCTTGTACACCTATGGCGTCAAGCAAGGTCAACTGGATTTGCACCAGTTCGTGGACGCGGCCAGCACCGAGGCGGCGAAACTGTTCGGCCTTTACCCGCGCAAAGGCGCAATTCAACCCGGCAGCGATGCAGACCTGGTCATCTACGACCCAACTTATCGCGGCGCCATCTCGGTTAGCACGCAAACCATGAACGTGGATTACAACCCGTTCGAGGGCATGGCCATTGAAGGCCGACCCCACATCGTGACCTTGCGCGGCCAAGTCATGGTGTGCGATGGGAAATTCGTTGGTCAGACGGGCTGTGGCCAATTCCTCCGCCGCGAACCGAACCATTAG
- a CDS encoding hybrid sensor histidine kinase/response regulator, which produces MTLTSSLDGVAALAPPPEQARHEGTLLIVDDEDVVRQTLQVVFKNDYELLIACDGATAIQLAQQHKIDVAILDIKMKGMSGIEVLGRLKHLDPRIQVVMLTAFETTDLLRQALRGGACDYLVKPFDLATMRAAVVKAMQRRTLESDIHTHAEKIQALLNELHDQKIGEQMATSRGEIYASIIHDINGPLTVVSGFVQLMNQRIGSATRLELEDLEFVKGRLKTITRQVTNCMEISRRYLNFLRQQADDAPRVGINQLLADLEQLVRVHPSLQGNRFAVRPLAEDMAACMNGTDVIQVLLNLTVNALQCTPQTHSVEIEGCVLHTLLDLAAHKDGPNDRLLNVENAENQPPILMLSVRDTGPGIPPETLSKIFQTFFSTKGARQGTGLGLSIVQRLLKQAKGALQVHTQVGEGTCFTVYLPAVPAATG; this is translated from the coding sequence ATGACACTCACTTCATCATTGGATGGGGTGGCGGCGCTGGCCCCACCGCCGGAGCAGGCTCGGCACGAAGGCACGCTGCTCATTGTGGACGACGAAGACGTGGTCCGCCAAACGCTCCAGGTGGTCTTCAAGAACGACTATGAGCTCCTCATAGCTTGCGACGGCGCTACGGCGATCCAGCTTGCCCAGCAGCACAAGATTGATGTCGCTATCCTTGACATCAAGATGAAGGGCATGTCCGGGATCGAGGTGCTAGGGCGCTTGAAGCACCTGGACCCGCGCATCCAGGTGGTGATGTTGACGGCGTTCGAAACCACCGATCTCCTGCGGCAAGCCCTGCGCGGAGGCGCCTGTGACTACCTCGTCAAGCCGTTCGATCTCGCCACGATGCGCGCCGCGGTGGTCAAGGCCATGCAACGCCGCACGCTCGAGAGCGACATCCACACGCACGCGGAGAAGATTCAGGCGTTGCTCAATGAATTGCATGACCAGAAGATCGGAGAGCAGATGGCCACGTCGCGCGGCGAAATCTACGCCAGCATTATTCACGACATCAACGGACCCTTGACGGTTGTTTCCGGGTTTGTTCAGCTCATGAACCAACGCATTGGCAGCGCCACCCGGCTTGAGTTGGAGGACTTGGAGTTTGTCAAGGGCCGCCTCAAGACTATCACCCGCCAGGTCACCAACTGCATGGAGATTTCCCGGCGCTATCTGAACTTCCTGCGCCAGCAGGCTGACGACGCCCCGCGCGTGGGCATTAACCAACTGCTTGCCGATCTTGAGCAACTGGTCCGGGTGCACCCCAGCTTGCAGGGCAATCGTTTTGCCGTCCGCCCACTGGCCGAGGATATGGCGGCGTGCATGAACGGTACCGATGTCATTCAGGTGCTGCTCAACCTTACGGTTAATGCCCTCCAGTGCACCCCGCAAACGCATTCGGTGGAAATCGAAGGTTGCGTTCTACACACGCTGCTCGACTTAGCCGCGCACAAGGACGGCCCCAATGACCGTCTGCTCAATGTGGAGAACGCCGAGAACCAGCCTCCCATCTTGATGCTTTCCGTCCGCGACACCGGGCCAGGGATCCCACCCGAGACGCTGTCGAAGATATTCCAGACGTTCTTCTCAACTAAAGGCGCGCGGCAGGGTACGGGTCTGGGATTAAGCATCGTCCAACGCCTTCTCAAGCAGGCGAAGGGTGCCTTGCAGGTGCATACGCAGGTTGGTGAGGGCACCTGTTTTACGGTCTACCTTCCGGCCGTCCCCGCAGCCACAGGTTAA
- a CDS encoding response regulator yields MKTLVVLAAHPDFAETIRAGLSPEQYRVIARANLDEPEPLLTHGLADACIVDVELTEVQGIWLLEKLRRQAPGCPVIAYTGAKKSEWEEEAYLQGATHVLTKPVRRRVLTALLERLWSVGVGGQTPPPAVLPLIEPRMSAEASAVPAASHTLHVLRDFSSILTHSLNAEGMLKQFLQLLREILSINRGAIFLRQPLASFGDPATAAESRRLRAACAVGLSQGLLQHFELSLEAGIGGHLLRLGRILRRYSEEARHDIETQKEFEVLGAQVAVPILDRETMLGVAVFDGRITGEPLVNAELELIFHLLEQLGLAIKNIWLHDQLAGNHAMMVNILREISSACIVVSRDLAVLHANKTARRCFGRRDRSSGDLEFSDLPQLLGAKVYQVLKTGAAVSSFKFEPEDSPGTVYSISVVPFQRRQADLPGSALLMAEDLTQSEQLQRLEIEAANLRLVKSMAVRLTHEMGNSMVRLSTYQQLLAEKLVKKAVDQEFLRLMARDWSDDNRRISRLVSQMRYLNVDKLASPEAFPLVPLLDEAYQEACQYQHAKAAQLKYETPGKLIVLTGNREALRYAMAEVFINALQANSNSPRITLRWQVENNAEDSQQLQLEVEDNGPGFTAEAQAKACAPFYGTRNVGLGLGLTIALKIVETHLGKLVIPPSKTGQGGVVRISLPLASPMTQQS; encoded by the coding sequence ATGAAGACACTGGTGGTGCTCGCGGCACATCCCGATTTTGCGGAGACGATCCGCGCGGGTCTCAGCCCCGAGCAGTATCGTGTCATTGCGCGCGCGAACCTGGATGAACCGGAGCCTCTGTTGACGCACGGACTGGCCGATGCTTGCATCGTTGACGTCGAATTGACCGAAGTCCAAGGAATCTGGCTGCTCGAGAAACTGCGCCGTCAAGCGCCGGGGTGCCCCGTGATCGCCTATACCGGTGCCAAGAAGTCTGAGTGGGAGGAGGAAGCCTATCTGCAGGGCGCCACCCATGTGCTGACCAAACCCGTGCGCCGGCGTGTGCTCACGGCCTTGCTGGAGCGGCTTTGGTCGGTAGGGGTTGGGGGGCAAACTCCTCCGCCGGCTGTGCTGCCGCTGATCGAGCCCAGGATGTCCGCCGAGGCGAGTGCTGTTCCCGCCGCATCTCACACGTTGCATGTCCTGCGCGACTTTTCGAGCATCCTTACGCACTCGCTGAATGCCGAAGGAATGCTCAAGCAGTTTCTGCAGCTTTTGCGGGAGATTCTCAGCATTAACCGGGGGGCCATATTCTTGCGGCAGCCGTTGGCTTCGTTCGGTGATCCGGCCACCGCCGCTGAAAGCCGGCGGCTGCGTGCCGCGTGCGCGGTTGGTCTGTCGCAGGGACTGCTCCAGCATTTCGAGCTTTCCCTTGAAGCGGGAATCGGCGGACACCTCTTACGTCTGGGCCGCATCCTGCGACGATACAGCGAGGAGGCGCGCCACGACATCGAAACCCAGAAGGAATTCGAGGTGCTCGGGGCTCAAGTAGCCGTGCCGATCCTGGACCGCGAGACGATGCTGGGCGTGGCTGTTTTTGACGGGCGCATCACCGGGGAACCGCTCGTCAATGCGGAGTTGGAGCTGATCTTCCACCTGCTCGAACAGCTCGGCTTGGCAATCAAAAACATCTGGCTGCATGACCAATTGGCCGGCAACCACGCGATGATGGTCAACATTCTGCGCGAGATCAGCAGCGCCTGTATTGTGGTCAGCCGTGATTTGGCGGTGCTGCATGCCAACAAGACCGCGCGCCGCTGCTTCGGCCGCCGTGATCGCAGCAGCGGCGACCTGGAGTTCAGCGACCTTCCGCAACTGCTAGGCGCCAAAGTCTATCAGGTGCTCAAGACCGGCGCGGCGGTTTCCAGCTTCAAGTTCGAGCCGGAGGATTCACCGGGCACGGTTTACAGCATCAGCGTGGTGCCATTCCAGCGGCGACAGGCTGATCTGCCCGGGTCGGCGCTCTTGATGGCGGAGGACCTCACGCAGAGCGAACAACTGCAGCGCCTGGAAATTGAGGCTGCCAACTTGCGCCTGGTCAAATCCATGGCCGTCCGCCTTACCCATGAAATGGGCAACTCGATGGTGCGCCTCTCGACCTATCAGCAATTGCTGGCTGAGAAACTCGTCAAGAAGGCGGTTGACCAGGAGTTTCTCAGGCTGATGGCTCGCGACTGGTCGGACGACAACCGGCGCATTTCCCGCTTGGTCAGCCAGATGCGTTATCTCAACGTGGACAAACTTGCCTCACCGGAGGCTTTCCCACTTGTCCCGTTGCTCGACGAAGCCTATCAGGAAGCCTGCCAATACCAGCATGCCAAGGCTGCGCAACTCAAATATGAGACTCCCGGGAAGCTGATTGTCCTTACGGGCAACCGCGAGGCTCTCAGGTATGCAATGGCGGAGGTCTTCATTAACGCGCTTCAAGCTAACTCAAACAGCCCCAGGATTACCCTTCGCTGGCAGGTGGAAAACAACGCCGAAGATTCGCAGCAATTGCAGCTTGAAGTAGAAGACAACGGCCCCGGGTTCACTGCCGAGGCTCAGGCGAAGGCCTGCGCTCCATTCTACGGGACCCGCAACGTTGGCCTGGGCCTGGGTTTGACAATTGCGCTCAAGATCGTGGAAACTCACCTCGGTAAGCTGGTGATTCCTCCGTCCAAGACCGGGCAGGGCGGCGTGGTTCGCATTTCCCTGCCCCTGGCTTCGCCGATGACTCAACAAAGTTGA
- a CDS encoding hybrid sensor histidine kinase/response regulator: MQNLYDYKRFAVLYVDDEEMSLKYFTRAFQDQFRILTASNARDGFKLLEEHKDEIGLLMTDQRMPGEKGVWLLEKARQLRPHIIRILATAYSDIDAAVAAVNAGAIYKYVNKPWDPPQLENTLKRGLEFFMVHRERDQLLKEKLSVLRNMMIADRIVSLGLLAAGLSHHIRNALVAVKTFLDLAPAKMEEEKADLEGLRNPDFWSEYYQSVQGQIEKINNLLKDLWTASEKPMFEFNDRVHLHEVVAETVAQLRDSFSAKQIEIENRITGSLPVLRVDKPKICRLFELLFKDEIATLPAGSRVTLSARLLDGVQPGGQAIEVQVSDDGPGLPKEALRLVFDPFVVRNDSPKEYGIHLMACYFIVHHHGGRIDATSGEGGGTTFTLRLPLNPDQAQPTENEEEFLRKVMLSDNLWEKLISSS; encoded by the coding sequence ATGCAGAACCTCTACGATTACAAACGGTTTGCGGTCCTCTATGTTGATGATGAGGAGATGTCCCTGAAGTATTTCACGCGGGCGTTTCAAGACCAGTTTCGCATCCTGACCGCCAGCAATGCCCGGGACGGTTTCAAGTTGCTGGAGGAGCACAAGGATGAGATCGGTTTGCTGATGACCGACCAGCGCATGCCGGGCGAAAAGGGCGTCTGGTTGCTGGAGAAAGCGCGCCAGCTTCGGCCGCACATAATCCGCATCCTCGCGACCGCCTATTCTGATATTGATGCGGCAGTTGCGGCCGTGAATGCCGGGGCGATCTACAAGTACGTGAACAAGCCCTGGGACCCGCCTCAGTTGGAGAACACGTTGAAGCGCGGCCTGGAGTTCTTCATGGTCCATCGCGAACGCGACCAGCTACTGAAGGAGAAGCTATCGGTGCTGCGCAACATGATGATCGCCGACCGCATCGTAAGCCTGGGCCTGCTGGCGGCCGGCTTAAGCCATCACATCCGCAACGCTTTGGTGGCCGTGAAGACGTTCTTGGATCTTGCACCGGCCAAGATGGAGGAGGAAAAGGCCGACCTGGAAGGCCTGCGGAATCCCGACTTCTGGAGCGAATATTACCAGAGCGTGCAGGGGCAGATTGAGAAGATCAACAACCTGCTGAAGGACTTGTGGACCGCATCCGAGAAGCCGATGTTTGAATTCAATGATCGCGTCCACTTGCACGAAGTTGTCGCCGAGACGGTCGCCCAGTTACGGGACAGTTTTTCCGCCAAGCAGATCGAGATTGAGAACCGTATCACCGGTTCCCTGCCGGTGCTTAGGGTGGACAAGCCGAAGATTTGCCGGCTGTTTGAATTGTTGTTCAAGGATGAAATCGCCACCTTGCCGGCGGGCAGCCGGGTCACACTCTCAGCCAGACTGCTGGATGGAGTGCAACCGGGGGGTCAGGCTATCGAGGTGCAGGTCAGCGACGATGGGCCTGGGTTGCCCAAGGAAGCGCTGCGGCTGGTTTTTGATCCATTTGTGGTGCGCAATGACAGTCCAAAGGAATACGGCATCCACCTCATGGCCTGTTACTTTATCGTGCATCACCACGGCGGCCGCATCGACGCCACCAGCGGGGAAGGGGGGGGCACTACTTTTACCCTGCGCCTGCCGCTGAATCCCGACCAGGCCCAGCCGACCGAGAACGAAGAGGAATTCCTGCGGAAAGTGATGTTAAGCGATAATCTATGGGAGAAACTGATTTCCTCGTCATAG
- a CDS encoding ATP-binding protein, protein MADPAPNNQEIRSAFAEYDRQQTISNFKVACIIGMVLMPAGVIIDNAVYPALAPRFLELRLMSVLLIGAFLALLLTPLGHKHYRFLGITLFMVPASFIAWMIYASPEGAASPYYAGLNLVLLVLAFVLHWTFRESLCAAVLVLGLYLAAVFFHAGLVDQGIFINNVYFLVLTGLIVATGSYFHSKSRFGEFAFRYQLDKQNRVLESTIQQLKETEMQLVQSEKLASLGRFSAGIIHEINNPLNFSATGLFTLRKKGQYLAPEHREEYAEVLKDVEEGIVRVKNIVSDLRTFTHPETESRDQVDVPEVVAAALRFLSNEWKDKVRIEQRLAEHQTIWGNKNMLTQTLLTLLENSFDALRAKSFVNEQPTIEIEGRLEPGKSILVVRDNGTGIESVHLGKIFDPFYTTKDVGEGMGLGLAMCHRIVRNCEGRISVRTEPGKFCEFTLEFPTKGQPWAQD, encoded by the coding sequence ATGGCTGACCCAGCCCCCAATAACCAGGAGATTCGGTCGGCGTTCGCGGAGTACGACCGGCAGCAGACGATCAGCAATTTCAAGGTCGCCTGCATCATCGGCATGGTTCTGATGCCGGCGGGGGTCATCATAGACAACGCTGTCTATCCCGCTTTGGCACCGCGCTTTCTCGAACTGCGGTTAATGAGTGTCCTTCTCATTGGCGCTTTCCTGGCCCTGTTGCTCACTCCTTTGGGGCACAAACACTATCGTTTCCTGGGCATCACTTTATTCATGGTCCCAGCTTCCTTCATCGCCTGGATGATCTACGCCAGTCCGGAAGGGGCAGCATCACCCTACTACGCTGGCCTGAACCTGGTGTTGCTGGTGCTGGCATTCGTGTTGCATTGGACCTTTCGCGAGAGCCTTTGCGCGGCGGTGCTCGTGCTCGGCCTCTACCTGGCTGCGGTCTTCTTCCATGCCGGTCTTGTTGACCAGGGCATCTTCATTAACAACGTCTACTTCCTGGTGCTGACCGGGTTGATCGTGGCTACCGGCAGCTATTTCCACAGCAAGTCGCGCTTTGGCGAATTTGCGTTTCGGTATCAGTTGGACAAGCAGAACCGGGTTCTTGAGTCCACGATCCAGCAGCTTAAGGAGACCGAGATGCAACTGGTCCAGTCCGAGAAGTTGGCGTCGCTCGGCCGGTTTAGCGCCGGTATCATTCATGAGATCAACAACCCGCTGAACTTCAGTGCGACCGGTCTGTTTACGCTGCGCAAGAAAGGCCAGTATCTGGCGCCCGAACACCGGGAGGAGTATGCGGAGGTCTTGAAGGATGTGGAAGAAGGCATCGTGCGGGTGAAGAATATTGTCTCGGACTTGCGCACCTTCACGCATCCCGAGACGGAAAGCCGGGACCAGGTGGACGTGCCGGAAGTGGTGGCAGCGGCGTTGCGCTTCCTGAGCAACGAATGGAAGGACAAGGTGCGGATCGAGCAGAGGCTGGCCGAACATCAAACCATCTGGGGAAACAAGAACATGCTGACCCAGACCCTGTTGACCTTGCTGGAGAATTCGTTCGACGCGCTGCGGGCCAAGTCGTTTGTGAATGAACAACCGACCATCGAAATTGAAGGCCGTCTCGAGCCCGGCAAGAGCATCCTGGTGGTTCGCGACAATGGCACCGGCATCGAGTCGGTGCACTTGGGCAAGATTTTCGATCCATTCTATACCACCAAGGACGTCGGCGAAGGCATGGGTTTGGGCCTGGCGATGTGCCATCGGATTGTGCGGAACTGCGAGGGGCGGATTTCGGTGCGGACGGAGCCCGGCAAGTTCTGTGAGTTTACCCTGGAGTTTCCCACCAAGGGACAGCCATGGGCGCAAGATTAG